GGACCGCCCGGGTGGCGACCGGCGCCGGGCGCGCCGCGCTGCTGCTGCCCGGGGTGCTGCCCACCCCGGTGCTGGCCTACGCGGTGCGGGCGCTGGACGCGGTGGCCGGCGTGATGGTCACCGCCAGCCACAACCCGCCGCAGGACAACGGTTACAAGGTCTACCTGGGCGCGGCGCTGGGTGGCCCGGCCGGGGACGGCGCGCAGATCGTGCCGCCGGCCGACGCCGGCATCGAGGCGGCCATCCGGTCGGTCGCGAGCGCCGCCTCGGTTCCGCTCGGCGACGCGGGCACGGTTCTCGACGACAAGATCATTTCGGCGTACGTACGGAGCGCGGCGGCCGTGGTGGACCCGGACGGACCCCGCGACCTCGTCGTGGCGTACACCCCGCTGCACGGCGTCGGCGGCGACACGCTGGCCACGGCGTTCACCGCGGCCGGGTTCACCCGCCCGGCCGTGGTCGCCGACCAGGCCACGCCGGACCCGGAATTCCCCACCGTCACGTTCCCCAACCCGGAGGAGCCGGGCGCGATGGACCACCTGGTCGCGCTGGCCGGCAGCACCGGGGCGGACCTGGCGATCGCCAACGACCCGGACGCGGACCGCTGCGCCGTGGCGATCCCGGGCCCGGACGGCTCGTGGCGGCCGCTGCGCGGGGACGAGCTCGGGGTGCTGCTGGCCGATCACCTGATCCGGCGCGGGACGCCCGGCACGTACGCCACCACGATCGTCTCGTCCACCCTGCTCGGTCGCCTGTGCGCGGCCCGGGGCGTGCCGTACGCGGAGACGCTGACCGGCTTCAAGTGGATCGTCCGGGCCGCCGAGGACCTGGCGTTCGGTTACGAGGAGGCGCTGGGTTACTGCGTCGCCCCGGCCATGGTGCGCGACAAGGACGGGATCACCGCCGCGCTGACCGTGGCCGAGCTGGCCGCCGGGCTCAAGGCGCGGGGGCACACCCTGGCCGACCGGCTGGACGAGCTGGCGGTCGAGTTCGGCGTGCACGCCACCGATCAGCTGTCGGTGCGGGTGGACGACCTGGCCGAGATCGGCGCCGCGATGGGCCGGGCGCGGAGCAACCCGCCGGCCACGCTGCTCGGCGCGCCGGTGAGCGAGGTGCTCGACCGGCTGCCGGAGAACGACGTGCTGACGTTCCGCACCGCGACGGCCCGGGTCGTCATCCGTCCTTCGGGGACGGAGCCGAAGCTCAAGGCGTACCTCGAAGTGGTGGAGCAGGCCGGCGACGGTGACGTGGCCGCGGCCCGCAACCGTGCCTCCGCCGGGCTGTCCGCGCTGCGCGCGGAGATCGCGACGGTCCTCGGCGTCTGATCCGCCGCCCTGGTTTCTGGCCGGCCCGGGCCGGCCAGAAACCGGGCGCTGACCTCCGGTCCGGGTGTCAGGAGACCTTGGGGGTGCCGAGCGCGGCCGAGATAGCCTTGCCCAGGGTGGCGACCACCAGCGCGACGCTGGGTCGCACGATCGAGTCCTCCATGGCCGCGCCACCGGCGAACCCGGCGCCGGCGGAGATCGCCTCGAGCCGGCGGTGGGCGTGCTCGGCCTGCTCGGCGGGGAGTTTCAGGGCCGGCTCCATGCGGGCCGCGCAGAGCAGGGTGGCCAGCGCCGCGGTCCGCTCGTCGGGCACCTGGTCGCTGGTCAGCGCGTCGGCGAGGCGACCCCGGATCTCGGTCTCGTAGGCCGGGTCGGTGGTCGGGTAGCGGTGCACGTGGATGAAGTCCAGCTGGGTCTCGTCGACGTCCTTGATCACGCCGCGGGCGCACAGGTCCTCCAGGACCCGGGTGCGCAGCCGGTGCCGCAGGCGCTGCAACCACTGCGCCGGGGTGTGCGGCGGGTCTCCGGCGATCTTGGTGAGCACCGCGTCGGCGATGGTGTCCCCGATCGGCGACGGGTCGGCGACCTTCAGGTAACCGTCGACATAGGCGACCCGGCCCGCCAGCGCGAGATCGATCAGCACAGCCGCGGCCATGCCGAGATCGAGCCCGATCCGGGAGCCGGTCGCTTTACCCGTCTGATCGTCGTACGCGAGAAGTAGAAGTTCCTCGGCGAGCGGAATGGAGGTCATGGAGAAAACATAACGGCTGTGCGCTCCACCGCCAGTGGTCGGTTGGGGGGCATCCCGGTTGCTAACGCCGGCCCGGTGGATCATGCGAGGCCGACCGCCGGGCATGCCGGAAAAATCGTCCGATCGGGGGATCATCGGCCGAACACTCGGCGGACCACCCGCTCGGCGGCGTGTCCGTCCTCCAGGGAGCAGAATCGCTCCCGGAACCGGGCCCGTGCCGCGGTCGCCCCGGCGCTCGTCACCTGCCCGCCGCGGAACGCCTCGACCAGCTCGGTGAAGGTCCGGACGAAGGTTCCGGCGTGCTCCGTGGACAGATCGAAGGAGACCCCGCGGACCGCCCGGTAGACCTCCCAGTCCGGCGCGAAGATCACCAATGGCCGGTCCAGCACCGCGTAGTCGAACATCACCGAGGAGAAGTCGGTGATCATGGCGTCCGAGGCCAGGCTGAGCTGCTCGATCGACGGGTGCCGGGACACGTCGAGGACCCGCGGGTGCCGGGGCGGGAAGCCCAGCGAGTCGTAGAAGTAGTGGCCGCGCAGCAGCACCCGGGTCTCCGGGCCGAGCGCCTCGGCCAGCTCGTCGACGTCCAGCACCGGGGTGAAGACCGGGTGCCACTCGCGGTGGGTGGGCGCGTAGAGCACCACCCGCTCGTGCGGGGCGATGCCCAGCGCGGCGCGGGCCGCGGCGGTGTCCGCGGGGGTGGCCAGGGCGAGCCGGTCGTTGCGCGGGTAGCCGGTCTCCAGGGTCTGCCCGGTGATCGGGAACTGCCGGTCCCAGAGCAGCGTGGTGTGCCGGTTCGCGGAGACGCTGAAGTCCCACTTGGCGATGTTGCGGCGCATCCGGTCGATGTCGAAGCCGCCCAGCGAGGCCGGGAACCGGGGCTGGTCCAGGCCCATCGTCTTGAGCGGGGTGCCGTGGTGGGTCTGCACGTGCACCTGGCCGGTGCGCTTGACCACGTACGGCGGGAAGGTGGCGTTGTTGATCAGGTACTTGGCGCGGGCCAGGGCGCGGAAGTACGCCCGGGTGCCGGGCCGGACGACCGGCACGCCGTCCGGGACCTCGCGGCCGTTCTTGATCACCCAGACGCCCGTGACGTCCGGGACCAGCTCGGCGGCCTTCTCGTAGATCGCCGCCGGGTTGCAGGCGTAGCCGCGGTACCAGTACGCGGCGTAGACCGCGAGCTTCTCGTCGATCGGGCGGCGCAACTGCGCCTGGTAATACAGCCGGAGCAGAGCCTTGCGCGCGGTGCGGCGCCCGCGGCGCAGCGGGCGGCGCAGGCGGCTCGGCAGCGCGCGGGCGACCCGCCACACCCGGTACGTCCGGTACGCGTCGTGGGCCAGCAGCCGGAACCGCATGCCGTCCAGGGGGCCGGTCCGGTGCCGGCGCAGCAGGGCCGCGATCCGGCCGAACATCGTGCGCCGGTCGCCGGGCGGGACCAGCCCGCGCCGCAGCACGCCGAGCAGGTCGTCGACCGCCCGGACCAGGGTCCGCGGGCCGGCCCCGGGCAGGCCGAGGACGTGCTCGTACTGGGTCACCGCGTCGGCGTGCGCCGGGGACGGGGTGCCGCGCAGCGCGCCCGGCCGGTCCGGGCGGAACACGTAGCAGGCGTGCTCGACGGTGGCGACGGTCGCGGCGGCGGCCAGCACGTCGTACGAAAAAGCGATGTCCTCGTAGCGGCCCGGCCGGAACCGGATGCCCGCCTCGGTGAGGAACTGCCGCCGGACGATCAGACCGCCCAGCGGGACGGGCGGCGCGGCCAGCGCCGCCGTCCCGATCGGCGTGCCCGACGGGGCGGTCCACCGGCTCACCTTGCGGTTCCACGCCTCCCGGGCCACCCCGACGACCAGCACGTCCGGTTTCTCGGCGGCCAGCCGCCCGGCGATCACCGGGAGCGCGCCGGGCACGATCCGGTCGTCGCCGTCGACGAACCACACGTAGTCGCCGGTGGCCCGGTCGAGGCCGGTGTTGCGGGCCTCGCCCGGGCCGCCGTTGCTCTCCCGGTGCACGACGACGAGGCGCGGGTCGGTCGCCGCGCGCTCGTCGAGCAGGGCGCCGCAGTGGTCGGGAGACGCGTCGTCGACCGCGATCACCTCGGCGTCGGCGCCGATCGATTCCAGGCACTCCGACAGATATCCCTGCACCCGCCAGACGGGCACCACCACGGTGAGCATGCGTGCGCTTTCAGTTGTCAGTGCTCGGGCAGGTCAGGCCTTTGCTAGGGCTTGCCGGCCAGGTCGGGAAGGATCCGCTCGCGCTGGGCGAACCAGTTCAGCGAGTCCCGGATGCCGTCCGCGACGCTGTGCTCGGCCCGCCAGCCGAGCAGGTCGGCGGCCCGGCTGCTGCGGGTGTAGGCGCCGGCCGAGTCGCCGGGGCGGCGCGGCGCGTGCTCGATCGCCACCGGGCGGTCGGCCACCTGGTTGAACGCCTCGACGAACTCCAGCACGGTGGTGCCGGTGCCGGTGCCCAGGTTGATCGCCAGCGAGCCGGCGCTGTCCGCCGGGAACAGCTCGTCGAAGACCTCCAGGGCCCGCAGGTGGGCGCCGGCCAGGTCCCAGACGTGCACGTAGTCACGGATGCCGGAGCCGTCCCGGGTCGGGTAGTCGACGCCGGTGACCGGGAACGGCCGGTCCGCCCGGTACGCCTCGATCAGCTTGCCCAGCGCGTGGCTCGGCGACGGCAACTGGAGGCCGGTCCGCATCTTCGGGTCGGCGCCGATCGGGTTGAAGTAGCGCAGCGAGAGGACGCGCAGCGGGGTGGCCGCGGTGATGTCGCCCAGCATCTGCTCGACGATCAGCTTGGTCCGGGCGTACGGGCTCAGCGCCGTCAGGTTCGAGTTCTCGTCGACGGTGAAGTCCTCGCCGGGCTCGTAGATCGAGGCGGACGAGCTGAACAGCAGCCGGGTGACGCCCTTGGCGATCAGGTGGTCGACGAACTCCAGGGTCTTGGCGACGTTCTCCCGGTAGTAGTGCACCGGGTGCTCGACCGACTCGGGGACCACGATCAGCGCGGCGCAGTGCACCACGGCGGTGATGTCCGGGTGCTCCGCGAAGACCCGGTCGAGCACCGCCGGGTCGGCGATGTCCCCCTCGTAGAACGGCCGGCCCTCGCAGAACTCGCGGCGCCCGGTGACCAGGTTGTCCAGAATTACCGGTTGGTGGCCGGCATCGAGCAGGCACGACGCGATCGTGCTCCCGATGAACCCCGCGCCTCCCGCGATGAGCACCTTCACGCGAAACATCCTCTCGATCTGCGATTTCCGGGGACGAGGCTAGCCGACCACCTCACCGTGGCGGGTATGACGTTCACCCGGGCGTGATCGCGAGAAAGGGCCTGTGTCCCTAGCTGTAACCTATGATGCTGACCGCCGTGGACCCCGCGCCCCCTGTCCACAACTTCCGCTCTTCTGAAGTCGAAGGACCCCTCACCCGTGACCTCGCCTGACCCACGACCGCCGGATGTCACAGTCGTGGTCATCGTGTACAACGACGCGAAACGGATCGCGACAGCGGTCCAGTCGGTTCTTGATCAGTCGCTGCGCAGCCACGAGGTCATCGTGGTGGACGACCACAGCACGGACGAGACGCCCGCGGTGATGGAGAAGATCGTCGCGAAGCACCCGGACCTGGTGCGCTTCATCCGCCTGCCG
Above is a genomic segment from Actinoplanes ianthinogenes containing:
- a CDS encoding bifunctional glycosyltransferase/CDP-glycerol:glycerophosphate glycerophosphotransferase produces the protein MLTVVVPVWRVQGYLSECLESIGADAEVIAVDDASPDHCGALLDERAATDPRLVVVHRESNGGPGEARNTGLDRATGDYVWFVDGDDRIVPGALPVIAGRLAAEKPDVLVVGVAREAWNRKVSRWTAPSGTPIGTAALAAPPVPLGGLIVRRQFLTEAGIRFRPGRYEDIAFSYDVLAAAATVATVEHACYVFRPDRPGALRGTPSPAHADAVTQYEHVLGLPGAGPRTLVRAVDDLLGVLRRGLVPPGDRRTMFGRIAALLRRHRTGPLDGMRFRLLAHDAYRTYRVWRVARALPSRLRRPLRRGRRTARKALLRLYYQAQLRRPIDEKLAVYAAYWYRGYACNPAAIYEKAAELVPDVTGVWVIKNGREVPDGVPVVRPGTRAYFRALARAKYLINNATFPPYVVKRTGQVHVQTHHGTPLKTMGLDQPRFPASLGGFDIDRMRRNIAKWDFSVSANRHTTLLWDRQFPITGQTLETGYPRNDRLALATPADTAAARAALGIAPHERVVLYAPTHREWHPVFTPVLDVDELAEALGPETRVLLRGHYFYDSLGFPPRHPRVLDVSRHPSIEQLSLASDAMITDFSSVMFDYAVLDRPLVIFAPDWEVYRAVRGVSFDLSTEHAGTFVRTFTELVEAFRGGQVTSAGATAARARFRERFCSLEDGHAAERVVRRVFGR
- the galE gene encoding UDP-glucose 4-epimerase GalE; the protein is MKVLIAGGAGFIGSTIASCLLDAGHQPVILDNLVTGRREFCEGRPFYEGDIADPAVLDRVFAEHPDITAVVHCAALIVVPESVEHPVHYYRENVAKTLEFVDHLIAKGVTRLLFSSSASIYEPGEDFTVDENSNLTALSPYARTKLIVEQMLGDITAATPLRVLSLRYFNPIGADPKMRTGLQLPSPSHALGKLIEAYRADRPFPVTGVDYPTRDGSGIRDYVHVWDLAGAHLRALEVFDELFPADSAGSLAINLGTGTGTTVLEFVEAFNQVADRPVAIEHAPRRPGDSAGAYTRSSRAADLLGWRAEHSVADGIRDSLNWFAQRERILPDLAGKP
- a CDS encoding GOLPH3/VPS74 family protein is translated as MTSIPLAEELLLLAYDDQTGKATGSRIGLDLGMAAAVLIDLALAGRVAYVDGYLKVADPSPIGDTIADAVLTKIAGDPPHTPAQWLQRLRHRLRTRVLEDLCARGVIKDVDETQLDFIHVHRYPTTDPAYETEIRGRLADALTSDQVPDERTAALATLLCAARMEPALKLPAEQAEHAHRRLEAISAGAGFAGGAAMEDSIVRPSVALVVATLGKAISAALGTPKVS
- a CDS encoding phospho-sugar mutase, with the protein product MAPEVDIDLRAAAEAWLADDPDPASQDELRELIDGLPATAAELRDRFAGPLTFGTAGLRGRLRAGPNGMNLAVVTRAAAGLVAWLAAQGGDGPLVIGYDARHGSREFAERTARVATGAGRAALLLPGVLPTPVLAYAVRALDAVAGVMVTASHNPPQDNGYKVYLGAALGGPAGDGAQIVPPADAGIEAAIRSVASAASVPLGDAGTVLDDKIISAYVRSAAAVVDPDGPRDLVVAYTPLHGVGGDTLATAFTAAGFTRPAVVADQATPDPEFPTVTFPNPEEPGAMDHLVALAGSTGADLAIANDPDADRCAVAIPGPDGSWRPLRGDELGVLLADHLIRRGTPGTYATTIVSSTLLGRLCAARGVPYAETLTGFKWIVRAAEDLAFGYEEALGYCVAPAMVRDKDGITAALTVAELAAGLKARGHTLADRLDELAVEFGVHATDQLSVRVDDLAEIGAAMGRARSNPPATLLGAPVSEVLDRLPENDVLTFRTATARVVIRPSGTEPKLKAYLEVVEQAGDGDVAAARNRASAGLSALRAEIATVLGV